The following proteins are co-located in the Chloroflexota bacterium genome:
- a CDS encoding ABC transporter ATP-binding protein, with translation MISGGFDMGGSWRGGGMSSRGGMGSRGGWRGSDDTVDVDPDGKVFDQNVVRRMLPYLTPHRGQLLVAVFLVLVTSAAMTSGPLLIKIAIDDGIDKSNPRLLAFAAIFYLLSLVVMGVSSYTHGALIAAISQRMLHSLRVRVVSHLQKLSFRYLDSNEIGVIIARVTSDVNALNNAFSQGTMTLVADLLGLVLILVVMMILDPVLSLATFVVMPLMFLITRVFSGQARSRFREVRHRVGKVYANLQENISGVRVAQSFTREDVNYREFRGTNRENLDASVRAARVMAAFPPAVELVTALAIGIVIVFGGYRVLNGNLSVGALVAFLSFVQQFFNPIREISAWYTNLQQAMAGGERIFSLLDTDPEITDKPDALALPAVNGHVRFADVTFGYDPEQPVLSEIDLEAKPGETIALVGPTGAGKTSIVNLLMRFYDVQEGSITIDGHDLRDVQIRTLRSQVGMVLQDSFLFSGTILENIRYGQPDASMAEVEAATRAVGIHAFISRLPDGYNTAVMERGGRLSVGQRQLICFARALLIDPHILILDEATSSVDAHTEILIQRALATLLQGRTAFVIAHRLSTIKNADAILVLRDGRIVERGAHDELLAAQGFYAELYTTGVTAGMEGEEAAEEPSPVPST, from the coding sequence ATGATTAGCGGCGGCTTCGACATGGGAGGCAGTTGGCGCGGCGGTGGCATGAGTTCCCGCGGCGGCATGGGTTCGCGTGGGGGCTGGCGGGGTAGCGACGATACGGTAGACGTTGACCCGGACGGCAAGGTTTTCGACCAGAATGTCGTGCGGCGGATGCTGCCCTACCTCACACCCCACCGGGGACAACTCCTGGTGGCAGTGTTTCTCGTACTGGTGACGTCAGCAGCCATGACGTCGGGGCCGTTATTGATCAAGATCGCAATCGACGACGGCATAGATAAGAGTAACCCGCGCCTTTTGGCCTTTGCAGCCATCTTCTATTTGCTTAGCCTTGTCGTCATGGGTGTTTCTTCTTATACCCACGGCGCCTTGATCGCCGCAATTTCGCAGCGCATGCTCCACTCCCTCCGCGTGCGCGTTGTCTCCCATCTGCAGAAGCTGTCCTTCCGTTATCTCGACAGTAACGAGATTGGCGTAATCATTGCGCGCGTTACCAGCGACGTGAATGCGCTCAATAATGCATTCTCCCAGGGCACAATGACGCTCGTGGCCGATCTGCTGGGTCTCGTTCTAATTCTCGTCGTAATGATGATTTTGGACCCCGTGCTTTCCCTTGCGACGTTCGTGGTAATGCCGTTGATGTTCTTGATTACGCGCGTCTTTAGCGGACAGGCGCGGTCGCGTTTTCGTGAGGTGCGCCATCGCGTGGGCAAGGTCTATGCCAACTTGCAGGAGAACATCAGCGGTGTGCGTGTTGCGCAATCCTTTACCCGCGAGGACGTAAATTACCGCGAATTCCGAGGCACGAATCGGGAAAACCTCGACGCCTCGGTCCGCGCCGCGAGAGTGATGGCGGCGTTCCCGCCAGCCGTAGAATTGGTGACTGCACTCGCTATCGGTATCGTCATCGTTTTCGGGGGCTACCGCGTTCTGAATGGGAATCTCTCTGTGGGGGCGCTGGTGGCGTTTCTCTCATTCGTTCAGCAGTTTTTCAATCCCATCCGTGAGATATCGGCCTGGTACACCAACCTCCAGCAAGCGATGGCAGGCGGCGAGCGCATCTTTTCGCTGCTCGATACCGATCCTGAAATCACCGACAAGCCGGATGCGTTGGCGCTGCCGGCGGTGAACGGTCACGTCCGCTTCGCAGATGTGACTTTCGGCTACGATCCCGAGCAACCGGTGCTTTCCGAGATTGATCTTGAGGCCAAACCCGGTGAGACGATTGCGCTCGTCGGCCCCACCGGCGCGGGCAAGACCTCCATCGTCAACCTCCTCATGCGGTTCTACGATGTGCAGGAAGGGAGCATCACTATTGACGGCCACGACCTCCGCGACGTGCAAATCCGTACGCTGCGCAGTCAAGTGGGCATGGTGCTGCAGGATAGTTTTCTCTTTTCCGGCACAATTCTGGAAAATATACGTTACGGCCAACCCGACGCCAGCATGGCGGAAGTCGAGGCAGCGACACGAGCCGTGGGCATTCACGCGTTCATCAGTCGCCTGCCGGACGGCTACAACACGGCGGTGATGGAACGCGGCGGACGGCTCTCCGTAGGACAACGGCAGTTGATCTGCTTTGCCCGCGCCCTGCTCATCGATCCGCACATTCTCATCTTGGATGAAGCCACGAGCAGCGTGGACGCCCACACGGAAATCCTCATCCAGCGCGCGCTTGCCACGCTTCTGCAAGGGCGCACGGCATTCGTGATCGCCCACCGGCTCTCTACCATTAAGAATGCGGATGCCATTCTCGTGCTGCGAGACGGGAGAATCGTCGAGCGGGGCGCGCACGACGAGTTGCTGGCAGCACAGGGGTTCTACGCGGAACTCTACACTACCGGCGTGACCGCAGGCATGGAGGGCGAGGAAGCCGCCGAAGAGCCAAGCCCGGTCCCATCTACATAG
- a CDS encoding ABC transporter ATP-binding protein, whose product MDTLRRLFFYTWRYRKLAFLAYGALAGSALLSLIIPRLIGSVVDEALPPPETQAADNAGELAVEATGSLLGLEPVQILFAFAGLILVATLIKGIFTFSQVFLGEYLSQRTCFDLRNRIFNQYQRLSFAYHDRSQTGQLMSRATSDVEQIRFFVSQGLINGALMILTFIAVLGILLLTHWQLALLSLATMPVLFVIAVLFARQLRPMFSLVQQETAQLSTVLQEDLSGMRVVRAFAQEDQETAKFLHNSDRLAVATSRTMELFAMRNPLLQFIAGIGTTAVVWYGGLLVIAEGMSLGTLVAFTGYLMLLQRPIRMLGMTINTYARAVAAGERIFEILDTQSEIEEKPDAIDMATVAGNVKFDSVSYDASGLPVLKDITITATAGQVIGIVGSTGSGKSTIINLLPRFYDVTAGRITLDGHDIRDLTFRALRQHVGLVAQETFLFAASIRENIAYGRPDATEQGIIAAAKAAQAHDFIEEFPDGYETHVGERGVTLSGGQKQRVAIARALLLNPRVLILDESTSAVDTRTEAALQMALKALMRGRTTFIIAQRVSSVREANEIVVLDEGRIVQRGTHGDLVTQEGLYRDMYVYQLQEQEEHMERQQAAQADGAGLGNTLVAADLADSPRGEAG is encoded by the coding sequence ATGGATACGCTGCGCCGACTCTTCTTCTACACATGGCGATACCGGAAGCTTGCCTTCCTCGCTTACGGTGCGCTCGCTGGCAGCGCGCTCCTTAGTCTGATAATCCCGCGACTGATCGGTAGTGTCGTCGACGAAGCACTGCCGCCACCGGAGACGCAGGCGGCAGACAATGCCGGCGAACTGGCGGTTGAAGCCACCGGGTCTTTGCTCGGGCTCGAACCAGTCCAGATTTTGTTTGCCTTCGCCGGACTAATTCTTGTCGCCACATTGATCAAGGGTATCTTTACCTTTTCACAGGTGTTCCTGGGCGAATATCTCTCGCAGCGCACCTGTTTCGATCTACGCAACCGCATCTTCAATCAATACCAGCGCCTCTCATTTGCATACCACGATCGCTCCCAGACCGGGCAGCTCATGTCGCGGGCGACGAGTGACGTGGAGCAAATCCGCTTCTTCGTTTCGCAGGGCCTTATTAACGGGGCTCTGATGATTTTGACGTTCATTGCCGTGCTTGGCATTCTTCTGCTCACGCATTGGCAGTTGGCGCTCCTTTCCTTGGCGACGATGCCGGTGCTCTTCGTAATTGCCGTGCTCTTTGCGCGCCAACTCCGGCCGATGTTCAGCCTGGTGCAGCAGGAGACGGCCCAACTCAGCACCGTCCTGCAAGAGGACCTCTCCGGCATGCGCGTGGTGCGGGCGTTTGCGCAAGAGGACCAGGAGACGGCCAAGTTCTTGCACAATTCCGATCGCCTGGCGGTGGCTACGTCACGAACAATGGAGCTCTTTGCCATGCGCAACCCACTGCTCCAGTTCATCGCCGGTATTGGTACCACGGCGGTGGTCTGGTACGGCGGTCTGTTAGTGATTGCCGAAGGCATGAGCCTTGGCACGCTGGTTGCCTTTACCGGCTACCTCATGCTGCTCCAGCGCCCAATCCGCATGCTGGGCATGACAATCAATACGTACGCGCGAGCGGTCGCAGCAGGCGAGCGGATCTTCGAAATCCTCGACACCCAGTCGGAGATCGAGGAAAAGCCCGACGCAATCGACATGGCCACAGTGGCCGGCAACGTCAAGTTCGATTCAGTGTCTTACGACGCGAGCGGACTGCCTGTGCTCAAGGACATCACCATCACGGCAACAGCAGGTCAAGTGATCGGTATCGTCGGCAGCACCGGGTCCGGCAAGAGCACCATCATTAACTTGCTGCCCCGCTTCTATGATGTTACTGCCGGACGCATCACCTTGGACGGCCACGACATCCGCGATCTTACTTTTCGGGCGCTGCGGCAACACGTAGGGCTCGTAGCCCAGGAGACCTTCCTCTTTGCCGCCTCCATTCGAGAGAACATTGCGTATGGTCGACCGGACGCGACTGAACAGGGCATCATTGCGGCTGCCAAAGCTGCGCAGGCCCACGATTTCATCGAGGAGTTTCCGGATGGCTATGAAACGCACGTCGGCGAACGCGGCGTAACGCTCTCCGGCGGACAGAAGCAACGCGTCGCGATTGCCCGCGCACTGCTGCTGAATCCTCGCGTCCTTATCCTGGATGAGTCCACGTCGGCGGTAGATACGCGCACTGAAGCGGCGCTGCAAATGGCGCTGAAAGCGCTCATGCGCGGACGCACGACGTTCATCATTGCGCAACGTGTCTCCAGCGTGCGCGAGGCAAACGAGATCGTCGTTCTGGACGAAGGAAGAATTGTGCAGCGGGGCACACATGGAGACCTGGTGACGCAGGAAGGTCTCTACCGCGACATGTACGTCTATCAGTTGCAGGAGCAAGAAGAGCACATGGAGCGGCAGCAGGCGGCGCAAGCAGACGGCGCCGGCCTCGGCAATACTCTGGTCGCGGCTGACCTTGCAGATTCACCGAGAGGTGAGGCCGGATGA